The genomic stretch aactttaaccattttttgtgataacacTAGTGCTATAAATGTTTCGAAAAATCCTATTCAACACTCACCCACTAAGCACATAGATATCCATCATCATTTTATTAGAGAGCTTGTGGAAAATAAAATTCTAGTCTTGGAATATGTTGAAACAAGCAAACAAATTGCAAATATCTTTACTAAATCTCTTAATTCAATCCGTCTTAATTCTCTAAGGAAATCCTTAGGGATTTGTTCCATTTAAATTTGTGTCATCTGTGTATCTTGATATATTTGCCTTGATTGTATTGTTCAAAAAATCTTGTCTTGTTCTTGTTCCAGAAGAAGTTGTCAAACTCAAAAGAAATCCATATTATTATGTCACTTGCTAATTTCTCTAGTGTATTTTTTCATTCAAATTTATTTCAGGAAAATTAATTTACTCCTCCTAGAAATATTTGAGTTCTTCAATCAGTGTTATGTTCAAGCTACCATTGGATGAATAGAGCTACCTGTCTCAATGTGTGAAAGTcatctttgagtaagttggaactatgtaattAGCAGTTATGTAGAGATACACTACCATTGAAAAGGGCTACCATTGAGGTAGTGTGATAGCATCTCCATTGGTTACAATTCTCAGAAAAAGTCTTTTTGACAATTTGGGCAATGATCCCTGCTTTCACTTTCACACACAATTGCTTGAcacatttcaaataaataaaaaataaaaaaaaacattgtcTCAAAAGTTGTTACATACTCATTGAACTACTTAAAATATTTATCTGTGAATGACTAATTCTTTTTCTGCGTAATTTTTATGACTTTAGTACAATAGTTAATTAGCGtgttaacataatatttttattttcttacgAGTTTGATTCTTTCATCAGGAACAAAAGCAAGTAGAATAGTTAATCCATTTGTTTGGAAAAATTAACAAGGTttgttctttttatatatatatatatatatatatattaataataataataaattgttGTGACCGTATTGAAGAGcttcattaaaaatatttcatAAATTAGAATTTTGCTCTTCAGTGTGACAGATTTCTTgtgtttttttgttgttttattttttttaataacaatataataataataaaaaggtcgaaaatttaaaaaaaaataaaaataaaaaatggcagGTTTCGACCGGAAAGTGTTTAtggttatttttttaataatgtttgtttttctttttagaTATGTCTAATTGGGGTATACAGATTGTGTGggatttggtaaaaaaaaattatttactgACAGTTACTTGTTTTGTATCTCTTTATTGCAAATATTTAGTTTCCTTTTCTTGTTTTTTCAGTTTAGGTAACTACCCACTCCTTCTCTTTATAAACCCCTAACCCACGATCACATCTATCACTctcctttctcttttcttctcaatttCTCTTTCTGTTCTCGTGTGCTTGTGGTTTCTCTGGTTCTTTGTTTGTTTTTAATCATCACTAGAATGGCTAAGACCAAAACTGTTGGCGGCTCCAAGCGTCCTGCTCATGCAAAACCCTCGGTCAAAGTTGCAATCGACTCTCCTACTACTGCAAAACCTTTGGGAAGAAAAGGCGTCAAGCTCAGAAAAAGGTTCTCAACCTGAATGAGAAACCATCTCAGTCTGCCTCTCTAATCTCTTCTGCTACTCCGGGTCTGGGTGGTGATGACCCTCAAGAGACCTCCTCATCTGCGCACTCGAGTCTCAAGTCTTCATCTTCAAAGGAGGCTTCTGCATCTCGGTCTGACGATTCTAGAGGAGCAAAATCCAGTATTGAAATCTCCCCACCAGTTTCCTCTCCGCCTCCTTCTGCATCCAAAAAGCTCTCTGCTCTTTGATATGAAAGACCCTCTAAAAGTGGTTAGGATGTCTCAACTCCCCTGGCTGTTTATCTCAAAGAAAATCCACCTTCTGTGACAACCACTGAATACGAGGGTGGCGATAAGAGTGATACAAGTCTCCTTGACTTAGACGTTGAATCTGATCCTAGTAATGGCTTGAATGCAGAAACCCAACCTGAGGAAGAAGAGACCCCTGATGAAAGTGAACCCTCAAAAGACCGTTCTATAGCTTCAGAACTTGAAGATGTCTCTCCAGAGCCTCCTATTCAGGACAAGCAAAAGTCTACAGGCAAACGCCCCTGGAAATTCGTCCCTCTACTCCCATTACTAAGAAGACCCGAAAGTCTAGTAAACTTGAAGATTTTTCTCCACATTctcattttttctattttaatgaCAATGAAAGGCACATGACTCTATATGCTTCTCAAAAATTCGTTGTTGAGAAAATTTTTGATATTGATGCTCATAGGGTTTTATGGGGttctaaaaattgttcaagagagGGGTTGGATGAATACTATAGATGGCTTTACTGGTTATGTTGATAGGGTGGTCAAATAATTTTATGCTAATCTAAATGATGAGTTTCTTGACAAAAATTCTTGCATGTGTTGGGAAAGTCTATGTTAGTGGTCATTGGTATTCATTTACTGTACAAGATATTGTTGCTGCTCTCAGTCTTCTGGTACATGTTGAGTCCACTGAGGTGCCATTTGACAAAGATGTGGTTTTGTCTAAAATCATTGGACAAAAGCGTTACCTGGAATACCCATGATGTTGTCCATTTTGCTCATCTCACCTATCAACATACTGCACTAATGAGGTTTTCTCTTTCTAATTGGTTGCCATCTTCCAACATGGTTGTGGTATCCCAAGAATTATCCTTCTTGATGTTTAAGCTCACAACTGATGCTCCAATTGATCTAGCTGACATGATTTTAGATCATATTGTGACATTGCACAAGGGAAATCGTAGGAAGTTGAATTTGCTTTTTCCTAACTTGATCTATAAAGTGTTGTCTTCATAAAAGGAGTTGATCTTTGACACTGAATCTGAAGAGCCTCACGTATATGGAATGACTTTCAAACCCTCTTAGAAGTTTGAATCTTCTAAGCAGCCTAAATGAATCTCTTTGCCACCTGTGCATGCTGCTTCTCCTGCAGATTCAGGATCATCTCCAGCTTTTCAATCTGTTCAGATAGAAATTTCCAGGGTTACCACTCGGTTGGGTTTATTGGAGGAGGGCCAAGCTTCTGTCCTTCAACATCTCAGTTCTATTCAGAAGTTCCTTGCTGCATCATTAGTATTCATGTCATGTTGAACCTTGTGTTTTTTcttttggccttttcttttgttttttttttctttggccTATTGATAGACAAAGGGGAGTAgtgtttatttttttgttttatgtgttaGTGATTTTTCTTGTAGGGTGAGTATTTAAATATTCTAATCTTTTTGGTGACACTTAATCATTTTGCAGGGTTGTTTGTGTTTTAAAAtaggaaaataaaaaatattgtttttgtCCCTCAAaatgccaaagggggagattgtaaaatccataTTTGGCAATTTAAGATTTGACAAATATTTTTGATTTAGTGTGTTTATTTTcggttttataaaaaaatatcattgaTTTTATTGCTTTTAATTtctgatattttttatttattaggtTTGTATTTTTGGTAAGAATAAAGTCTCTTTATTCTCAATATATTTTTAGACTTTATTTTCTTTCCAAATCTAACTAATTGATTCTGTGTCGTATAGCTAACCGAATAAATTTCTAGACAGCTCTCAATTAGCCAAGAATGGGTAACTACTCAAAGTTAGTTAAAGGATGAAATTGACCATGAACAAGTCGAGATTCGTATAATTTTGCAACTACAGAATCTCTGTCCGTTCCTACGATTTTAGCTGCATTAATTGtgattgaaattttattttaGAAACTTTCCTAGTGTGTGTTGTGCGTCTAGAATTGTGTAAAGCTGACTTTGGGTAAGTGTTTTGTGTATACATACGAACCAAAGCATCAGCCCTAAGTATCTCTTTCCACTCCttaatttcttatacttttggAAGAGTGTGCTTCTTTTGTAAAGGATATTTGTTATGctattccttggttattctgtgtcTTTATAATTGCTTATGTGTTGAGTAAAATTTCAAAGCAAAGAACGTGAAGAACaaccttcgggagaaggttcaTCAAAGTCTTGCATCGGGAGGAAGCAAGCATTCATCAAgcaatttgaagggagttcaaaccTTGGTGTCTTAAGGAGATTCATTCAGCAAAGAGAgaatacatcaagcttgcggcAAAACCCTTAGAGGGAGTCtaagttttgtttaagtcaattacTTTGTACTTGTGAAATCTGACTAATGAATTTTATCTCTGGGCGTGTCCATGTGGACTAGTAATATCTGAAAGGATATTGACACCACATTATTCAGTCATTTCTATTTTATTACAATGGTTTGATATTTTGTAGTGACAAGGACTTgatctgtagctacagaatacTGGTTTGTTGTACCAACTTGTTTGttccgcatttaattaatttggttaattaaataaaaagttggtaatcataaaatacAGAATGTCACTAATAACAAATTTTGTATAAAactttaatatttgattttaattataGTCAAATTTTATAGTTGGAGCACCACTTTTGCCCCAACTAAGTAGGTGCATCTTTGTTTAGATATGTGGAAAAATTATGtcccaatttttttatataatgatgTACATTGTAATTATAACATGCATCTCAACacttttcaagaaattttgaataatttatgatgccaaaaacaaaattcaaaataGTAAGTTGcacgtgtgtatatatatatataaatcagaTACACATACAACTGACTACTTGAACCCTGTTTTTCGATATcgtaaattattaaaaaattagtaaaatgtctgctataactacaatatacacttaCTTGAAATAGAAATGTCGTTACCAATAAAGGCAAAAGTGGTACCCCACCTTTAAATTACCCTTAATTTCACAAAATATATTCATGAATTTTACAATCATGATAAATTTGGTTTCACTGATCGGTttcaaaaaaattacataaaaaaaaaaaccaaaaatctCGAATAATTTGGTTCACATTTGTCTATTCACACAATGATATTTGGTTTATAAAGAAAAatgaacaattttttttcttcaaaatgtTCAAGTATCATTTGCAATATACAACAGCGTTCAAATTTCGCTTTGCAAATAGCAAGTAATGCTTTATAAATACCAACTTCATTTTCATTATTTGAAAATTTACCACAATATGCATTTGTATTTTCCACTAAAGTGGGGTTTAGCGGCTACTTTAGCCCGTTGAGTCCAATCATGGCCTGATTTCAGCTTTTTAAAACATCCACGAACAGTTGGAACAGCTCTTTTAAGTTCCAACCAAGCTACACTTTGCCGACTCCAGACTGCCATTCGCAACAGTTTCTCGATGTCAAATTACATTGTTATTCTTCATTGTAACATTCACCACGTTGAGTATTCCAGTGATATCTTCTCCCTGATCCAATGAACATTGATACAAACATGTCCACGATCATAACCGCCTCAGCTCTAGACGGTAATGGTGCCCTCTACTCTCGGGCGAAGGAGAGAGCCATCACTAGAGGCGCCTACACTAGCCGCGCTCCACTCCTTCTTCGCCGGCTGCGCCTCCTTCTAGCGCCGGCTAAGCTGAGGCTACTTCTTGGTTTCTGCGTCTTCTGCGTCGTCGTTTTCGTCACCTCGAGGCTTAGGTATTTGATGGGTTGGATCCCTCACGACCCTTCTTCGGTTTCCTCTTCTTCGAGGTTTGTATTTATGGCTTAAACTTAACTGATCGATTTCTGGAAGTGGGTTTTTGTACGCTTTCTTCTTGATCATATGATTTTGATTAGCGCTGTCCCATTTGAAAACTTTTGAACTTGAATAGTTGGATAGGGATGAATTGTGTATATTACTTGAGGAACAATTTCCCTGAACCCCTCAGAATTAGATGGATAGGAAAATAATGGCAAATTGTCTATAAATACTTCCTCTGTAAATCCGTGTCTGTTGTTCTTGTTTAAGTGAATTGTTGTTTGAGAATACTTAACAATGGCATTAGTAATGAATATTAATTAGGAACCTTTGCATTGTTGCGAATTGTAATGAAATGAAGGGAGTTGACTTTTTAATGTAATTTTCAGAGGTGGCTACACTGTTCTTATTAACACTTGGAAGAGAAATTCTCTTCTTAAGCAGGCTGTGGCTCATTATGCTTCCTGTAGTGGAACGGATGCTATACATGTGGTTTGGAGTGAAAATGATCCCCCATCAGATAGCCTGAAAATCTTTCTTAAGAAAATGGTTTTATCCTATTCACAGACGATTCATAAACCCAATTTCAAATTCGACATCAATGAAGAAGATAATCTTAATAATAGATTCAAACCAATTAAGGACCTCTCGACAGATGCCATTTTCTCAGTTGATGACGATGTAATTGTTCCGTGTTCCACCTTGGATTTTGCTTTCACGGTATGGCAAAGTGCACCGTTCACTATGGTGGGATTTGTCCCTCGGATGCATTGGCTGGATAAGGAGGTTAGTAAGTTTGCTTCTGAAGTGGAAgattttacttttctttgttaagtTTCTGCTTTACATCATGAAAGAAAATACTACTTTACTAGTTCACTGATATCTGCTTGCTTTGATATATAAAGGATTCTTAGGTGTTACTTTGGCATTACTTCCTTGATTTCTGTTGTGTCATCTAAGTGGTCCATTGTTATACATGCTTGTTTGACTCTTTGTAGGAAGTTGATTGATGTTCATTTTACACTATAGACAAAACTTTTAATGTATGTGCGACTTGATCACCAAAATAATTATTCCACAAAATTCTTTCCATAAGCTTTTGTCTATAATTTTCACCATTATAAAATGAAGTGCTTCTACAGCACTCATTTCTATTTTTTTGCAGCTATCTTGAATTTCTAGTACCATCATCACTGATTTGgttttatttcaaaaaataatcCAGAAACTAGCTTGTTGAGATATAGTAAAACCATACTCTAAATTGATATACGACTTGCTTAGGTTCTGTCACAATAATGATGTATCTGGTTATTGCAACATCTCTTCTATCCTGCGGCCACTTCAGCGACTTATGATCTTTGAGAAACTCCTTGCGATTATTTTCTTTGTTTACCTAATTGTTTCGCTTTTATTTGCTTCATACAAAACAGCGTAACGGTTTAGCATATTATAAATATGGAGGGTGGTGGTCAGTTTGGTGGATGGGAACTTATAGTATGGTTCTCTCAAAAGCTGCATTCTTTCACAGGAAATACTTGGACTTTTATACTTATGAGATGTCCCCAACAATTCATGACTATGTGACCAGTGAGAGGTATGagatagttatttatttattttcatcttcATCCTGCCAGTGTTTTATGTTGGTCAGTTGCTATGCAGAAACTGTGAAGATATAGCTATGTCCCTGCTCATTGCCAATTCTACTGGCGCTCCTCCAATTTGGGTAAAAGGTACATTGTAATAGTTTCATATTTCCATCTTTcatatatacaaaataaataagtaaataaagatgaAAAAAATAAAGCAAATATTCAGAGTTATATGATTACTAAATGACCTTTAACGGCAACCTTTATAGCAAGTGGTGGTTTCCTTTTACTCATCGTCATTACAAAAGTGTTCCAAGTTCCAACTGACCAGCCCCCTTTACAAGCACTTTCTCATTCATCGTGTCAATACTATGTTTGATGATGTTTTGAGGCAGAACTATCATTTGAAAAAGAATCAGATTCAGTTGTTTATAATTCATGATTATTGTTCAGATTTCATTATTCTACCGAAACCTTTTAGCAAATTTTCTCTTTTCTTAGGCATTTTAAGATTTATTTCCAATATTCTGACAAAGTTAAAAAATGGTACACACAAAACTTGGCAGGAAAAATATATGAGACTGGATCAACTGGAATTAGCAGTATGAAGGGGCATAGCAACAGGAGGAACAAGTGTCTTAACGACTTTATTTCGTTGTATGGGAAAATGCCACTAGTATCAACAAATGTTAAAGCTGTAGACGCCAGGCAGGAATGGTTCTGGTAGTTTGATCTGTTTAACTTAATTGAAACTTATCACGCTTTGTAGTATTAATACAATGAAATGTGTAAATTAGTTTTAGATGGGGACCTTACTTTTAATGTTCGTCAAACATACATAGATGCTAATATCAGATTAAAAAGAGGGAGGGAGGGATATTTCTCCCTAAAGATTTAGCCCAACTAAATTGGCATGGAAGAATTGTTGCGCCGTGGGAACAATTAGCTTAAACAAAATGATGTCATTCTTTGTGTTTTGCTCGCAAAACTCTTTAATTGATCACTACTCACATATGTACATAACAATTTCTCCCACGTCCTTGCTTATGCTTGCCCACAATGAGAGGACTTTAACTTCGAGCACTTACTAACAAATACAATAAATGCATCAAGCATCCTTGACACTTATTCCTCCGGATTCATGGATTATCTTGTCGCTACTATCACCGGATTTTCAACCACGACCTCGTAATGTTTTCAATCTGTAACGTCATTGTTcaaattttttctttatttatgctTTTATAAAAATTCCTTATCATTTTTTAGTAGACGATAGTAAGATGTTTCTAAATCTTGGATATAACTTCTTgtagtgtaattttttttttttgcttgattGTTTAGATTATATGAAGgctatttatgatttttgtttcttgaacTATGACGTAAACATTATCGTGCCTCTTGATTTTTTTGGGCTATTAAAAATCTCCTCGAACTATTCACATTGTTGTAAAGTGAGAATTCCGTCCAATTTTGTCTAATATGGCTAATGACATGCTAATGTGACTCTTTGCTTGCTGATATAGCATTGTCACGTGTATAATTTAAAGAATAAATAGGATTTTACCCCTGAACCATTACTACTATCGAATCATGTCCCtcgaattcaaaattttaaaatttaaacaatattttgaatattaaaaagaaaagaaaaaaatattaaactaaaaatccatttaaattaaattaaatcatacaaaatttaaaaatcaaatagataaaaaaaacaaaactatattaaaattatcttttattttctcACTTTCTCTCACTTTTGCACTATCCAAACAATCTCAACAATACTCGTCAATTTTTCACAACAAAAactcaactaaaaaaaaattatcacaacatatgcaaatcaaaATTTCAATTTTTCAACTTCATACACACTTTAATATGATATTAACAACACAacgaaaaacccagattttctattatttttctcacactTTTGAACCATTTTAAATCCCTTAGGATACTCAAccaatgagagagagagaagagatatGAGATGGGTAGGAAAATGGAGAGAAGCAGAAGGAAAACAAAGGCGACAACAAAGCTGAATGTTGTTGGGGAACTTGCATGAGCCTAGCCTGTCAATGATGTCACTACCCAGCCAACTTCAAGCTCACTCAGACGCATGTCCAACACTTAAGCCAATTTTTTGTCACcatcaaatttttttaattacaattgaattttagtttaaaggtttttttcctttttttgatattcaaaagattgtttaatttaaaatttttaaaatttggaTGGCACAATTTGGTAATGGTAATAGTTTGGGGGGAAAATCCTATCTATTCTTTAAATTATAAACGAGACATTTCCGTGGCAATACCATATTGGTGCCGAAACTGCCtgatagagtagtttttatagtgttttaAAGGGTTATTTCATTTAGATTTTGAggtttatttagtaatttttttgtGCAGTATGGCGTTTTGTTGTCTGTGTCtgataatatttcaaatttatggGACATAATTGATAAATGACCGCATTTGGTGTTAAAAAGATGCAATTTGATGAAAAAAGACATTTGAGCCGCAACACTTGAGTTAGAGTCGCGGCTCTGCAATTAGACAAAAAGGTCAATTTATCGAGAAGCAAAGAGCCACAACGCTACCTTTGAGAGTTGCGACACTATTGGTTGATGAATTTAAGCTGCAACGCTTGAGCAAATCAGAGTCGAGAGAATTCCAGATTTTGGACACGGGTCGCAACACTTCATTATAGAGTCGCGACGCTTGAGAGGCGTATTTCGCAGAAAATGGCATTTTATGTAGGGGTAAAAGCGAGAATTCACATCCTAAACACAGATTACTATTTAAGCATCATTATGACAATttatggaaagaaaaaaaaaacctaaggAGACTACTTGTTTGATCTGTTTATTGTTttatagatttcttcttcatcttagttCTTTAGGGcattttctatgaacaattatttgaatgttatggTTATTATGTCTAATATGAACTAAATTCTttctctagggtttaatgtagtcgcttagatttctatttaattttattatgatgttctattgattcttcttctttattctaatctatataatgtttgcttaatgctagtaaatacttgatcaatatttgctttatttatgattttgattcaaaattcgaaagatgcgaattgaatataatatcgttatatagacataggttacatattggaagaaagtacatgtatgacttgtgtatCAATtaagtttctatgcttaatgacTGTTGTGTgcttaagtttatcacagagatgtagaaaacctgcatatagctTAAGatcttatattttaaaaaataataggaatcaatttttgttaacctgatattagaataggaagaagagatttagaactgaCTAGTAAAATGAATAGAATAAAaatttgatgaagttaatactTTAGGTGTTTAATTATTAAAACAATTTTTATtattgcaaagtttattttaattttaagtcttagttaaaaaatcactctattttcgacagccaaatagaaatttaaaagcaattattggtaattggttgatagtccttgtggaaatgatactttacttactatttattaattgaattgattgtgtatacttgcacatcacatattttaccgatcaagtttttggcgccattgccggAGACGTAATATCCtttatatcaaaattaattatattttattctaCTTTGGTTTTTTACTTTAAGAAATCATTCGGATTATGGTTGTATTGTGTTTCAAGAATTATTGGTATATGTGACGAAGTAGACAAAAAGAGCTCATATCGGTAAgtcttgaaattgaaagaacgcgcaaacaaaaccaaaagataaagaaaatgcTAGATTTTTCCATGGCTAAGAATCAAGGAAATGCAGCAACCAATGATGCTAATGTTAATAATATCCCAAATATTGCAAAAGTCCCAGTGGAACAAGGACTAAGGATGCTTAGAGACTATGTGCTTCCTACTATCAAAAGAGCGCATTCATGCATCATACACCCCACTATTGGTgaaaataattttgagattaagccaacAATATTACAAATGTGGATTCCACTATTCAGTTTGGGGGGTTGCTCACGGAAGATCCAAATTtgcacatagccaatttcctTGCAATGAACTCCTCAGTAAGTTACCTCCCATGCTTAAAGATCCAAGTAGTTTCAATATACCATGCTCTATAGGGGGCTTAGTAGAcacaaaggctttatgtgatttaggggccattgtgaatttaatgcctctatcaatctttcagaagttgaatttgggagaagcttAGCCTACTACTGTGTCTTTGCAGATGGCATATTGGTCAGTCAAACATCCTCgtggagtgattgaggatgtattggtgaatgtggataaaatcatctatctTGCGAACTTTATCATtattgatatggaggaagatgacaaTATTCCATTAatacttggaaggccattcttggCTACTGGTAGGGCTTTGATTGATGTACAAAAGGGTGAGTTGAAGCTGCGAGTGCAAAAAAATGAGGtaatatttaatgtttttgcaacaacggaaattccaacttgttgtagagttgaagtaGTAAAACAaggagagaacaagttggaagtcTCTAAGCAAAGATGCATGGTTAAAAGTGGAATTTGAAAAGTACGTCATCGTTTAAAAAAGATCTT from Humulus lupulus chromosome 5, drHumLupu1.1, whole genome shotgun sequence encodes the following:
- the LOC133777675 gene encoding glycosylinositol phosphorylceramide mannosyl transferase 1-like, producing the protein MNIDTNMSTIITASALDGNGALYSRAKERAITRGAYTSRAPLLLRRLRLLLAPAKLRLLLGFCVFCVVVFVTSRLRYLMGWIPHDPSSVSSSSRGGYTVLINTWKRNSLLKQAVAHYASCSGTDAIHVVWSENDPPSDSLKIFLKKMVLSYSQTIHKPNFKFDINEEDNLNNRFKPIKDLSTDAIFSVDDDVIVPCSTLDFAFTVWQSAPFTMVGFVPRMHWLDKERNGLAYYKYGGWWSVWWMGTYSMVLSKAAFFHRKYLDFYTYEMSPTIHDYVTSERNCEDIAMSLLIANSTGAPPIWVKGKIYETGSTGISSMKGHSNRRNKCLNDFISLYGKMPLVSTNVKAVDARQEWFW